In Deltaproteobacteria bacterium, one genomic interval encodes:
- a CDS encoding DUF2889 domain-containing protein: protein MSESAATKDDRMHLCTRNKKIDVYFLPSKTKVQAEAEMQDGVHHMKINMILTYPLLRIEEIRCEMPGVPDAICRNARSYLEPLIGKRMVSGFKKVLGNNGSSKDCMLLMDLFDDVCTTVNQGIVVLGKQYLKVQFPGIEDEQIYKIWLALRPDIGNSCLRYADDSPFMKKVAETEWPQGSQEFVSGWKKMLGESQK from the coding sequence ATGAGCGAATCAGCCGCAACCAAAGATGATCGAATGCACCTATGCACGCGAAACAAGAAGATCGACGTCTATTTTCTGCCTTCCAAAACCAAGGTTCAGGCTGAAGCGGAAATGCAGGACGGTGTCCATCATATGAAGATCAACATGATCTTGACTTATCCCCTGCTGAGGATCGAGGAGATCCGGTGCGAAATGCCGGGGGTGCCCGACGCGATATGCCGGAACGCCCGGAGCTATCTTGAACCCCTGATCGGCAAACGGATGGTTTCGGGATTCAAGAAAGTCCTCGGCAACAACGGTTCCTCGAAAGACTGCATGCTTCTGATGGATCTGTTCGACGATGTTTGCACCACCGTGAACCAGGGGATCGTGGTGTTGGGCAAGCAGTATCTGAAAGTCCAGTTTCCCGGAATCGAAGACGAACAGATCTACAAGATCTGGCTCGCCCTTCGGCCCGACATTGGTAACAGCTGCCTCCGATACGCCGACGATTCTCCGTTTATGAAGAAAGTGGCCGAAACGGAGTGGCCCCAAGGATCCCAGGAATTCGTCTCCGGCTGGAAGAAGATGCTCGGAGAGTCGCAGAAGTGA